The Paenibacillus polymyxa M1 DNA segment ATAGCTGAGCTCATGTTCAGGTTGCACACACTTTGACCTTTTATTGTCGTGGTAACCGTAGACCTTCAACAGACTTCTTGAGCCTGGCTATCTCGTTATCCTTTTGTTGCATAAGGGTTTCAACGGCGATTAAATCATCGTTCTAGCCCTTAGCCACCTGTTGAAATCTCTATACCCCCTTTCTATATCTAGCTGCTGTGGTGGGTCTGGATCAATCCTTCCACTATTGAATGGTTGTTGCTCCACATCTCATTTATATGTTTTTCCACACTCATCCGCCGTCTCGGCTCCATCCACTCTTTGCAGCATCAAATGGCATTTTACAGTCATATACAATTAAAAATCCCTTTCCGCATTACTGTAAGTACACTGTCCGAATGCGTACATGCCTCTTCTTTCATCCGTAGGAGTATTTTTAAAATCGAAATCAACATTTTCAGTGAGGAAGAAACCTCTACATCTGGCATCATTACAACGATGCTTCGACAGACATTGTATAAGGCTGTTTTCTCTTTCTTTACTCCCTATGAGCTAAAATATGATATATCCTTACTGCCCTCAACAATGAATATGTTCTGCATAAACTATCAAAAAGGAGATGAGAACATGACTAGATTGTTAGATGCTCGAACATCTCAAAACGCAAGTTACGGTAATACGATCTCAATTCCCTTGCCAGCCAATACTGCTGGTGCCATCGCGGAGCTTGGTTTAGATGTAACGGAATGCCCTTTACTCTGTGAGTGTCTCCGAAACAAACCCAAACGCTGTACAAGTCGTCACCATCAATGCTTCTGATTACAATATCCCTCTACCACCATCAAATGAATTGGTATATACCTTATATATATTTTGCACAGCAGATGCTACCCGAATAGGAATAGAAAGTTTTAATGCTGTTGCCTACTCGGATTAAAATTCACCGTAACACGGAGAACAAAGCCCTCTTATTTTTGTTTCATCTGCTCTTGGAGACAATAATTTCTATCTGTCGTTCATTTTTTGGTATAATTTACTTAAAGGGGGTGATCAAATGGGAATTATGCTTATTCTTATTGCTATTGTTTTTTTCGCGCTTGGTATTTTAAGTAAACGGAAACCCACTTGGGGATGGCGTGCAAACGAAGCCTGGAAAATCAAAGGTGACTCAGAACCAAGCGACGCTTACATTGATGACATGAAATTTAGGGGCTCTGTATCTATTCTCTTTGGGTTCTTCTTCTTAGCATGTGGACTTTTGGTTATCTTCCTGTAAGCGCACTTCCTTAAACTTCAAAGCTCGACCAGCGAATGTAGTAGTAGTTCCATAACTAGCTTTATAGATTTCATACTTTTCTTTTTTTGTTTCTAAACACTTCTTCGCGCCCTGCTGGCGTTTGTATTCTTTCCAGTCTACTTCATGAAACCAAAAGTATTTTCCGTAGCTATCCCTATAGGTCTCTATACAGAATTGAAGAAGTTCCTTCATTGATTTGTATGTATCTGCTCATGGCATGGATCGAACATGCCAAGGCATTTATCTTTACACCGTGTCCGCTTCTAACTATTTAAAACCTAATTCAATAATTTTTTGTGGGGAAATTGTGGGGAGTACTGCGTAGTCCAAGAAAATGAAGCATTATCCTCAAACAAAAAAATCCCTCAACGCTTAGAGCGCCAAGGGATTCCACATTTTAGTAAAGCGTCAGATATTGATCACGTTCCCATTGATGTACTTGGGTTCTGTTTATGTACGAATTTATCACTTCATCTTTTCCTTTATTAGGATAGCGATTTATAGAACATTTCATCAGAAACGTTGTTCACAATCTATCATAACTTTTCATGAATTGGGGGACGTTTGGGGGACACTTAGGGGGACGATTTTAAGACCAATGTAGGGCAGATGGGAATGAACCATTCTACCCCGTTTTACATACTACTTTACGAAAGTGAATTCATGAATCCATGAAGGAGCTTCTACTATTACAACGACCGGCAGAGTAGTCCCAAATACCTGAAGCATAGATAAGGTATAAATTTCAGCATTCTCTTTTTTAATGTCCCATTTAATCTTTAATCTGTGTATTTGCATTGATGCACGTCCTTTGTCGTATTTACTGGAGTGCCTCTCAGTGATATAATTTGCAACGAATAGATGTCTACTGGAGGATCTCTGATTGAAAATCTCCCGTGGGAGATGCCGACTTAAGGAGCTACTCGAAGAACGTCGTATAAAACAAATCGATCTTGCTAGACGCACCGGCTACAGCAGACATTTGATTTCTAATTGGGCCAACAATCAGGATAAAATGTCTGCTGATGTTATGATTAACATAGCTTATGCCCTCGATTGTAAAATGGAAGACTTATACGAACTGATCTTTGAGTGAGCCTGTTGGCTCTCCCTCGGATAAAAGTATGGTTGAACCATACTTTTTACAGACAACTGTACTCCCCTCCCTTTTTTATTTTCCAAGTCAATTATGTCTATAATCGAACATATCAATTTTTGACATAACTATACTACTATTAAATCCCATTATTAGGGGCTTGGCAACAAAAATTCGGGCGCTGAATGTCTCTTAATATTCGACATTATAAGACAAAAAAAGAGTCGCTATTTTGTAGCAACTCCAGTGAAGATTATTTTCGAATTAATAAAACCCATTTCTTCAACAACCTCATCAAATCGATGGTAAGCAATTGGACACCTTTTCGATGTTTTTGTTACTTCATCTTCAAAGTAAGCATCTTTAAAGATACCATTAACAATCTTTACTTTTTCTACATTAAGAGTGTTGCTTCTATCCACATTTAAAAAACGATATCCGTTACTATTCAAAAAATTCTCCCAATGTCTCAAGGTTCCTACCATATAGTATGTTTTATCAAATGTATGAACCAGTATCTGGTCTCGCTTTCTCCCCTTAGAGATGAAAAGGACTTTGTCTACTAAAACATTTTCTCCTCTTTCTATACCTCCAGGATCTGCCGATACGGTTAAACTTAGCATTTAACATTCCCCGCTTACTTTAACAATTCTTTCGGTGGTTCGGGACTGTGAATCCATGACAGACTTGCCGTGCTCACTGATGCAACTGCAAGTATTGTCAACATTGCAGCAATATTGTAATACATACTAGCCTTCACTTTACTCGGTTTGGTTTTCTTCATTTTTCACACCTCCTTCTATTAGTGTTAAACTCTGAACAAAAAAACTGGCAGCTACCACTGGAAAAGCCAACCACAGATTTAGAGCAACAATTGCAACTCCCATAAACTTTAGCAACGGATAGTGCTTCTTTGATATACGCGTCTTCCCCTCCACCCTCGATGGCGCGTAAATCAAGATAAGCACAATACTTATTATCGACGTAATAACGATCCAATTGTAATTAAAACTTGCGAAAGATAAAGCAGTAAGTAGAACTGTAGATACAACAATACACACTATATTGCTCTTTAAATGTATTCCTCCTACAATTTGGCGCAACATTGAAAAAGATATCATAGCTAGCAAAGCTTCCTGCATTCTGTCCGTAAAAAATGAGATACCTATAGTCAGTAAAATAATTGAGACTGTATTGATCGCAACGGATATCCCGTGTTTTAGAACATCTATAGATGAAGGATGATCAGGGACAACTGTTTTGATGTGAGTCGCAATATTAAGAGCGATGGTGTCAAGGCTTTTTATAGTAATCACGCTCCGTTTTTAATGCATAATATAAAAACATGGCAGATGCTAAGGCAATAAATAGAATACTCAAGAAGAAATTATTGACGTAAAACATAAATGCACAAGCTGCCAATACTCCTATTATTAAGATAATAACGAGTACATACTCCCACTTAAAACGTAGATTTTCATAATCTGCCGTAAAGCCTATTTTAAATTTATACAGGAACCACGAAATAGCTAACACCCATGCACTAGTTACCGCTTGCGCTAACGATCCTTCTGCTGAGGTCTGCATTTCTGTTGTCAAGGTACCAAAAAGCATTAATATAACCGCCGCTTGGAATAATGTGTACAAAAAAGTGCCTGTAATGGATATGATGGCTGCCCAAATAATCGGCATCCTAACAACAGTGGTTATTAATAACGTGAACAATATAATGTTTATGGTTGGAGCAAAGAAAGATAAAGATGTCTCTTCTCTCAAGATAAAGCTCTGCAAATTCATTATCAATCCAATAAACAATGCAGGCCATATATAGTCTAAGGCTCTAACTCTAAAAATAGTTAACATTAAAACAAACGCCGCAAATGTTTCTACAGTCGAGAAAAGCAAGAACCGTACAGGCTCCCACATAACACATAACCCCTTCTCATAATTGGTAACAAATATGCTTTAATTCTATATTTGTTACTTGTTAGAGGCAATCCAATTACCATGTTAAATGGAAGTATTTATGTATTATGTGAGGTAATTATTTTCAGCCTGCCGATATAATATCCTCAAGCCTAATCCAACTAAAGTCATCTTCCCCACGAAACAGTTTTACTTCGCGTCTAGCGGTGTTAATTGACGTTACTACACCAGTCATGTCCGTATCGTCAAACGGGCTAAATACGGTCACGCTGACAGGCTGGCGTGAGTTGTAAGAGTCTATTAAAGCCTGCTCAATCAATTGTACTTCCTGGTCATCCAATTCTGGTTTACCGCGCCGTTGACGGTCTTTCATAAGTTTTAAGTATCCTTCTTTATGTTCGGGCAAAATGATGCGTGAACTCTCCCATAAACCATTACCCTCAAGTCTCTTTCCCATTTATGTAGCCTCCTGTTGTGTTCTCCTGATGTGTTATGTAGAAATTATATTCCGAACACTTGTTCCTTACAAGGGATATCATTTCCAGTACGCAAAAAAATAAACCTCAGATTATCCGAGGTTTAATATTCCGTAAAATATCTATTCGCATCACCCGGCGACATCGGTCTACTTCGTCCGCGCTCCCAGCCCTCTATAATAACGATATGCCGCGTATCTGACTGGTCTTCCCATGTAATATAATTGTCACTCTCCAAGGACAACAGACCCGACTTTATGTCCTCTACACTCCTACCTGTCTTAATCTCCAATTCCTGCATTGTAGGCATACGCCGCTGTTGTGCAAAAAAATTATAAAGTATCCTTAATAACTTACGTTCGATGTCTGATAACATGTATGATCACTCCTCTGCAATTATTATATGCAAACAAGCGTTCGTTATTCAACATAAAAAAATGCTCCGCTGGCAGCCTAATTGCCAGCGGAGCTAGTACTTTCTTTGGCACTTACGGGCTTAAAATAAACACGCCTACAGAGTGCCATTACATCTTAATCAGCATTTACAATGCGGAAATCAAGTTCAATTCAAACACTCACATAGAGTGCAGCTTTACGGTTAGGTTACTAAATAATTTGAGTTTACTTACTTTGCAGTAGGGTAATCTTTAACACCTAGTCTTTCCTTAAGCGCGTGCTGTAACACCTGTGAAAAGTTAATTTTCTCACGAGTAGCTTCCCGCTCAAGCCAGCGTGGAAGTGTGACATTTTTGGTCACTGCTTTGTTCATCATTTCGTCCCTGATCGTCCCCATCCTTATCTCGATCAAAGTGATGAAAGAATCGGGTGGCAATTGAATGCTCGCTGGATCAGAAGCTGGCGGAATCACTTCGTTGTCCTCTTCAAGGCCAAACAATTGCAGCTCTAAGCACTCCTTCGCCATTCGCAAAGCCTCAGACATATCATCGCCTTCTGTTATCGCTCCAGGAAGATCCGGAAAAGTGACTGTGTAACCTTTCACTTCACCCTTTTCAAATATTGCAGGGTAAATGTATTTATCCATATATATGAACCTCCTTTTGAGGGGGGCTATTTAAGCCCCGCCTGTTTGAGTATTGTGTCTGCTGTTTTGGGGTCAAGGTCTTTTCTTGGATGCGGTACTGTGACGAGACCCGACTTAGTAGGATGTTTGAATTGATGATGACTCCCTCTAACCCTAGCTAAGTACCACCCATCTGCTTCGATTATCTTTATCATGCTACGTGATGAGTAGTTCAAATCATATCCTCCTCTCTATATTTATTATAACACGCATAAAATATGCACGTCAATAAAATACATGCATATTTTATGCGCATGGCTTTAATAACAAATGATCCTTCTTAATAATTAAGGTTAGCAGGCCTTTTCCTCTCCAATACTTACCGCCTCACTACTTCATAAATGAGCGTTATAATTAATCTGAGGTGGTCTATTTGTTTATTTCTCCAATGTTACTTGAAACAGCGGCTGCCCCCTTTTCGGATTCGCGCTATATCTTCGAACCGAAAATAGACGGCCACCGCTTAATATATTCGCAACAGAACGGCATTGTACGCTTATTCACGCGCCATAACAATGACTGCACACGCCAATACCCGGAGATAGCTAGCGTTACATTCCCGCATGACATTGTGTTGGACGGTGAGATTGCGTGCGTTGATCCGACAACGGGTGTATCGGATTTTGAATCCGTTATGTCCCGCTTCCAGGCGAGGAAAACGGACAAGATTACTAAGCTCGTAGCTGAATTACCGGCTACTTTCGTTGTCTTCGATGTCTTGAGCTTTAAAGGCGAGGACTTGCGGAGCCTTCCGCTTATGGAACGCAAGTCCATACTCGCTAGTCTAACGCTTCCTAGCCCTAGTTTCGGGGTTGTTCCGTATATTGAAGGCGCCGGGGAGGCGTTGTTCGAGCAGATAGAAGCGCGCGGCATGGAAGGCCTGGTCGCCAAGCGTAAGGATAGTATGTATATCAGCCGCCGATCAGCGTCCTGGCAGAAGGTCATTAACTGGTCCTATGCCGATGTGTACATTACGGGTTATCGTAAAGAGGAATTCGGATGGCTTGTATCAGTGCCTAATGAGCGCGGTAACCTTCGTCCCGCCGGCATTATTGAGCACGGAGCTAGCCCAATGCACAAGAAGGCGTTCTATGGCGTCGTGGCACCGTTAAAGACCGATGAGGATCGCGAATTTGTTTACGTGG contains these protein-coding regions:
- a CDS encoding DUF6199 family natural product biosynthesis protein, which produces MGIMLILIAIVFFALGILSKRKPTWGWRANEAWKIKGDSEPSDAYIDDMKFRGSVSILFGFFFLACGLLVIFL
- a CDS encoding helix-turn-helix domain-containing protein; amino-acid sequence: MKISRGRCRLKELLEERRIKQIDLARRTGYSRHLISNWANNQDKMSADVMINIAYALDCKMEDLYELIFE
- a CDS encoding LytTR family transcriptional regulator DNA-binding domain-containing protein, whose product is MLSLTVSADPGGIERGENVLVDKVLFISKGRKRDQILVHTFDKTYYMVGTLRHWENFLNSNGYRFLNVDRSNTLNVEKVKIVNGIFKDAYFEDEVTKTSKRCPIAYHRFDEVVEEMGFINSKIIFTGVATK
- a CDS encoding cyclic lactone autoinducer peptide; this encodes MKKTKPSKVKASMYYNIAAMLTILAVASVSTASLSWIHSPEPPKELLK
- a CDS encoding accessory gene regulator ArgB-like protein; its protein translation is MITIKSLDTIALNIATHIKTVVPDHPSSIDVLKHGISVAINTVSIILLTIGISFFTDRMQEALLAMISFSMLRQIVGGIHLKSNIVCIVVSTVLLTALSFASFNYNWIVITSIISIVLILIYAPSRVEGKTRISKKHYPLLKFMGVAIVALNLWLAFPVVAASFFVQSLTLIEGGVKNEENQTE
- a CDS encoding YolD-like family protein, with product MGKRLEGNGLWESSRIILPEHKEGYLKLMKDRQRRGKPELDDQEVQLIEQALIDSYNSRQPVSVTVFSPFDDTDMTGVVTSINTARREVKLFRGEDDFSWIRLEDIISAG
- a CDS encoding type II toxin-antitoxin system HicB family antitoxin → MDKYIYPAIFEKGEVKGYTVTFPDLPGAITEGDDMSEALRMAKECLELQLFGLEEDNEVIPPASDPASIQLPPDSFITLIEIRMGTIRDEMMNKAVTKNVTLPRWLEREATREKINFSQVLQHALKERLGVKDYPTAK
- a CDS encoding type II toxin-antitoxin system HicA family toxin; this translates as MIKIIEADGWYLARVRGSHHQFKHPTKSGLVTVPHPRKDLDPKTADTILKQAGLK
- a CDS encoding ATP-dependent DNA ligase, with amino-acid sequence MFISPMLLETAAAPFSDSRYIFEPKIDGHRLIYSQQNGIVRLFTRHNNDCTRQYPEIASVTFPHDIVLDGEIACVDPTTGVSDFESVMSRFQARKTDKITKLVAELPATFVVFDVLSFKGEDLRSLPLMERKSILASLTLPSPSFGVVPYIEGAGEALFEQIEARGMEGLVAKRKDSMYISRRSASWQKVINWSYADVYITGYRKEEFGWLVSVPNERGNLRPAGIIEHGASPMHKKAFYGVVAPLKTDEDREFVYVEPRIRARVKMRNWTKAGNLRIPVFTEFIV